The bacterium nucleotide sequence CGGTGGTCGACCTGAACGCCGCGGGTGCGGCGGTGTGCGCGCGGCTGCGCGACGACGCCGGTCCCGATCGGGAGCTCGTGTGGCGTCCGGCCCCGGGGGCGGCCGCGGTGCGGGGCGATCCCGACATGATCGACAAGGTGCTGGCGAACCTGGTGGGCAACGCCCTGCGCTACGGCGGATCGGGACCGGTCACCGTGGCGGTCGTGGACGGGCCCGCCGAGGTGGCGGTGTCGGTGGCCGATCGCGGGCCGGGCATCGCGCCGGCGGAGCAGGAGCGCATCTTCGACGAGTTCTACCGCACCGCCTCGGCTCGGGAGACGTCGCGGCTGGGCACGGGGCTGGGCCTGGCCATCGTGCGGCGCTTCATGGCGCGCATGGGCGGGCGGGTGACGGTGGAGAGCCAGTTGGGGGTCGGCTCGGTGTTCCGGGCGGCGTGGCCCCGCGCGGGAGGAGGGGCATCGTGAGCGAGCGCATCCCGTGCGGCGGGCTGGTGGAGAAGGGCGACCACGCCCTGGTCGAGGTGCTGGGCTTCGTGCCCAAGCCCGGGCGCCCCTGCGGCATCCTCGAGCTGTTCGGGCGGGCGGGGATCGCGCTGTCGTACCTGAGCGTGGGGCGCGACGCCGGCGGGCTGACCGGCATGTCGTTCTGCGTGCGCACCGACGAGCTGGCCCGGCACCGCCTGATCCTGGACGAGGTGCGCCGGCGCTACGACCCGCGCACGGTGACGGCGACGGCGCCGGTCGTCATCCTCACCCTCTACGGGCCGCACTTCCTCGAGCGGACCTCCCTCGCGTGCCAGGTCTTCGGCGCCCTCTGCAGCGGCGGCCTCGAGCCCCACACGGTCGCCTCGTCGGTGAACAGCATCTCCGCCGTGGTCGACACCCACGTGCGCGACGCGGCCGTGGCCTGCCTGCGCGAGACGTTCACCTGGCCGGAGTAGGGTCCCGCCGGGACCCCGGAAGCGCCAGCCACGGCGTCTTTCGGGGCCGATTTGATCTCTCCCCCCGATATCCTGTATAATCGTGGAGCGCCGGCGGACGGGGGACCTGCCGGGAATCGTCCCGGGGCATTCGCTTTCAACCAGAGGAACCCGTCATGCGGTCTCGTCCGTTGCGTCCGTTCGCCTGCTTCCTGTTTCTGACCTGCCTCTTCATCGGCTCCGCCCAGGCATGGGGTGCCGCGCCGTCGGCCGTGAACGACGACCCGGACGTCCGCCGCCAGGAGCTCCTGGAGCACCGCCGCGACGAAGCCGCGTCCAAGGAGCGCTGGGCGCGCGGCCTGCTGGCGGCCAAGGCGGCCCAGACCGCCAACCAGGGCCTGTACGACGTGACCCACTACGGCCTCGACCTGACGGTGAACTCGTCGACCCACAACCTGCTGGGCGCGGTCACGACCACGGCCACGGTGACGGGCGCCTCGCTGGCGACCCTCGACCTCGACCTCAAGGCCAACATGACCGTCACCGCCGCCACCGCGGGAGGCGCCGCCGCGGGCTGGAGCCGCAGCGGCGACGTGCTGACCGTCAGCCTCGATCGCACCTACACCACGGACGAGACGGTGGTCGTGACGGTGAGCTACAGCGGGAATCCGGCCGGGGAGTACTTCGGCTGGAGCACTGCCTTCGGCCGCAACATGACCTGGACCCTGAGCGAGCCCTACGGGGCGCGCGCCTGGTGGCCGTGCAAGGACCTGAACACCGACAAGCCCGACTCGGCCGACATCGTCGTCACGGTACTCGACAACGAGACCGCGGCGAGCAACGGCCTGCTGGTGTCCGAGACCACCGACGGCACCTGGCGCACCTTCCACTGGAAGACGAACTACCCCATCGCCACGTACCTCGTCTCGCTGGCCATCTACCCCTATCAGCGCTACTCGGACTGGTACGCGCCCCTGGGCGGCGGCGACCCCATGGAGGTGCAGTTCTACGTCTATCCCGAGCACTACGCCTCGGTGCAGCCCCTGTACGCCCTGACGGTGCCCATGATCGGTACCTTCGCCCAGGCCTACGGCGAGTACCCGTTCGTGGACGAGAAGTACGGCCACGCCGAGTTCGTCTGGGGCGGCGGCATGGAGCACCAGACGCTGACCAGCCTGGGCGGCGCCAGCGAGGATCTCATCAGCCACGAGCTGGGCCACCAGTGGTGGGGCGACATGGTCACCTGCGCCGACTTCGGCCACATCTGGCTGAACGAGGGCTTCGCCACCTGGAGCGAGGCCTACTGGGCCGAGCAGCAGTACGGCTTCGCCACCTACCAGGACTACATGGCCATCGCGGGCTACTACGGCGCGGGCACGATCTTCGTCGAGGACCCCCTCACCGAGAGCATCTTCGACTCGAACCTGAGCTACAACAAGGGCAGCTGGGTCGTGCACATGCTGCGCGGGGTGCTGGGCGATGCCGACTTCTTCGCCGGTCTGGCCCTCTACCGGGCGAACCACCTCTACGGCTCGGCCACGACCGAGGACCTGCAGGCCGCCATGGAGGCGGTCAGCGGGCGCGACCTGGCGGCGTTCTTCCAGCAGTGGATCTACGGCGAGTACTACCCGGTGTACGAGGCGGGCTGGGCCGCGGGCCCCGGCGCGGGCGAGGTGACCGTCACCCTGGACCAGGTGCAGACCCAGGGCGGGCTGTTCACCATGCCGGTGCCGCTGCGCATCACCACCGACCAGGGCGTGTACGACGTCACCGTGGAGAACGACCAGCTCAGCCAGCAGTTCGTGGTGGACGCGCCGGGCACGGTCGAGTCGGTGGCCGTGGATCCGGACCGCTGGATCCTGCGCAAACTCGTGCTCACGGTGCCGAACGCGTCGCTGGACCAGGGCGTCCTGCTGGTCAACGGCGTCGACTGGGCCACCTACGGCACCGAGATCACCACCGCCTACGAGAACAAGGCGTTCTGGGGCGATACGCCCATCACCTTCTGGGACTGCTTCGGCGATCCGGGCGGCTACCCCTCGACCCTGCCCGCGCCCCTCGGCCACGGCCCGGTGCCGCCCGACGTGATCGGCGACTACTCGACGGTGATCTGGGTGGGGAACAACTACAACGGCGACCTGGCGCGCTGGGACGAGACGCCCATCAAGTCGTACCTCGAGGCGGGCGGGAACGTGCTGCTGCTGACGCGGTGGAGCCAGGCCTTCCTCACCGGCGGGCTCGACGCCTATCTCGGCGTGGACTTCGCCGAGGTGAACGTCACCATCGGGTCGGTCACCGCGCTCGTTCCCGAGCTGACGAGCATCGCGATCACGGGCACGCAGAGCTTCGTCGACCTTTTCCTGGCTTCGGTGGGCCCCAACACCACCGCGCTCTACAAGGACGCGCTCAACTACCCGGCGCGGATCAGCGGCGCCCTGGCCGTGCCGCCCGGCGGCGGCACCTTCCGCGCCGACGGCGGGCGCTTCGCCCTGGTCGGCGGGCGGCCCTACCGCCTGAACGCGGCGGGCCTGAGCGCCAACGTCGAGACGATCCTGTCCGACTTCCTGCTCGAGCCCTACTCGCCGGTCTCGGCGGTGCCGGGCGACGGGGAGCTCCCGGCGCGTGTCGGCCTGGGCCGGCCGTTCCCCAACCCGTTCAACCCGCGGGTGGCGATCCCGCTCGAGCTCGACCGGGCCGGGGCCGTGACCCTCGACGTGTACGACGCCCGCGGCAGCCGCGTGCGGCGGCTGCTGGCCGGCCGGGTGGATGCCGGGGCGCGGACGGTGGTGTGGGACGGCACGGACGACCGGGGCCGGGCGGTGGCTTCGGGCACCTACTTCGCGCGCCTGCGGACCGGCGACGGGCCGGTGCGGACGCGGGCGATGGCGCTGGTCAGGTAGGGCTAGCGGGCGTAGCGCGCCTCGAAGAGGAGTTCGGTGCCGTCGGCGCCGGTCACGATGAGGGTCGTGCCGTCGAGCTCGGCGAGGATGTCGCCGTCGAGGGCGCCGAGCATGCGCTGCTCGCTGCCGAGGTCGGCGCAGGCCATGCGGGTGGAGACGAGGGGACCCAGGGAGATCCTGCCGTCCTCGTCCTGCCAGCTGCCGGTGAAGGTGTTGCAGCCGGCGAAGCCGGTGACGCGGTGGTCGGGGCGCAGGATCAGGTGGGCCTCGCGGGCGTCGGCCGCGGTGGTGATCTCGGCCTCGTCGATGCGGACCAGCTTCCAGTAGGTGTCGACGAGGGTGGCCTGTCCCGACGCGGGCGAGGCGTCCTGCGGACCGCGGTAGGCGGCGCAGCCGGCCAGGGCGCCCGACAGCGCCACGGCCAGCAGCGCCGCGCCCGGGACGAACCTACTCACCCTTCGCGTCCGCGATGATCTGCTCCAGGTCTTCCCGCGTGACACCCATCATCAGTTCGCCGTCCGGGTAGCGCAGCGCCATGGGGCCGCGCTCGCAGCCGCCGAGGCAGCCGCTCTGGAAGACGCGGATCTGCATGTCCAGACCCTGACCGCGCACCATCTCCTTCAGTTCGTCGCGCAGCGCGGCGCTGCCGCGGGCGCCGCAGCAGGGCTTCGGGTGCCCCTCGGGGCGCACGTGGGTGCAGACGAAGATCGCGTTGGGGAAGGGGGCGGGGAACTTCAGCATCGCGGGCACTCCGGGAAAACGGTGATGGGTGGACGTCCTCGCGCCACAATATACCGCGGGGCCCCCGGCCCGCATCCCCGAAATCCGGATCAGTCGATCTCCTCGAACACGCCCGCGTCGCGGTTCTTGCGCACGTTGTCCCAGGTGAAGCAGCGCCCGTTCATGGCCACGTACACCCCCGGCGACAGGGACTGGGCGAAGGCCAGCGAGCTGCCCAGGTTGAACAGGCCGTCGCTCGAGCCGAAGGCGTAGGGGATCATGGCGCCGGTCAGGACGATGGTCTTGCCCTGCAGCTCCGGGTCGCCGAGGTGCTCGCCCAGCAGCCGCGCCGTCTGCTCCATGGTGTCGGTGCCGTGGGTGATGACGATGCGCCGGTTGTCGCACTTGCGGCACTGGCTGAGAATGACCTCGCGGTCCTCGTCGTCCATGTCCAGGGAGTCGATGAGCATCAGGGTGCGCACCTCGACGTCGAGCTGGGAGCGGCCGAGCTTGAGGATGTCGCGCAGGTGGGTGTCCTTGAAGTACAGCGTGCCGTTGCGCTCGTCGTACTCCTTGTCGAAGGTGCCGCCGGTGACGAAGAGACGGATCGTGTCGTTCATGGTCGCCCCTCGGGGAATCAGTCGTCTTCGAGGCAGCCGCCCAGCCGGATGACCAGGCGCTCGCCGTCGAGGGCGTCGTGCTCGTACACCCACAGGCAGTAGTCGAAGCCGTCGTTGCGCCGCCAGGCCGAGGTGACGCGCCCGCCGGCGCGGGGGCCGACGGCCTCCTTGTCGATGGCGGCGGTGATCGTCAGGTGGCGGAAGGCGGTGGGCAGGTCGGCGGCGTCCTGGCGGTTCAGGATGTGCAGCAGGTAGGAAACCATGCCGGCACTGTTGATCTGGCCGTCCTGGTTGATCAGCACCGTCAGCACCTCGGGGGTGTCCGACGGGATGTCGGCCCGCAGGCGGTCGCCGATGGCCAGGCTGCGCGGGGGCTCGCCCTCGAGCTGGCGCAGGATCTCGCCGTAGGGCTTGCCCACGGGCTGGTTCAGGTCGCCGAAGACCGTCTCGAGGTGGGGCAGGATCTCGAAATTGGCCAGCAGGCCGCGGGCGCCCGCGGTCGAATCGCCCGTCGTGCAGATCATCCGGTAGTCGCGGGCCAGTTCGGGGAGGAAATCGCCGCATTCGGGCAGACCCCGGGGGCGCCCGGTGACCGTGTCGAACGGGATCAGGGTTCCCGCCATGTCCCACATGATGAATCTGCTGATCTCCGCCGACATTCCTCGGGTTCCCGTCGGTTGGCACGCCACTGGCTGGGATGGACCCGCGCGGCGGCGCCCGTCCCGGTTGCACGATTCCCCAATCACGTGTTTGGTGTTAGAATCGGCGTATGGGGGGATATGATACCCTTTCAGCCGCCAATCTCCAAATTGCAAACCCCGGAGGGTCCGATGATGCGATTGCAAGGGACGAGCCGCAGGCGTGGGGGCGCGCTCGTGGCCATGATGGCGCTGACCGCGCTGTGGGTCGGCGCGGCGGGGACCGCGGGGGCCGAGGATCTCGAGGAGCTCCTCACCCAGGTCGGCGAGGACTACGCCGTAGCCTACTCTTCGCCGTTCCTGTTCAGCTACGGCCCCAACGTGAACAGCAACCTCTTTTCCACGGCCCACGTGCCCTGGACGGGTCTGACCTTCGGCCTCGGCGTCAAGTTCATGGGCACCCAGGTGAACGACGACGACCGCACCTTCGGCAAGGTGATCCGGAACGTCGACCTGAGCGACTACGACCCCAGCCTGCCGGACGGCACCACCGGTGACGTCTACATGTCCGGCCCGACGATCTTCGGCGACACCGAGACCAACGGCCGCGTGCAGGGCTTCGTGAACGGCATCGAGGTGTTCAGTGCCGAAACCATTCCCGGCCTGGTCGACACGAAGTGGTCGCCCATGGTCGCGCCCGAGGCCTACATCGGCGGCCTGGCGGGCCTGAAACTCACGGTGCGGTGGCTCCCCGAGATGGATACCGGCGACTACGGCAAGACCAAGTACTTCGGCTATGGCCTGAGCTGGAACGCCAACGGCCTGCTGAAGACCCTGCCCGTCGACGTCATGGTCGGATTCTTCAACCAGGACATCGACGTCGGCACCATCTACCAGTCGAACGCCTCGTCGATCTTCGCCGCCGCGAGCAAGAGCTTCACGCGGCTGACGGTCTACGGCGGTTTCGCGCTGGAGGACTCGGAGATGGATGTCTCCTACGAGTTCGAGCATCCGACCGACCCGGCCCTGAACAGCCAGGTCGACTTCACCATCGACGGGCGGCAGGACACGCGGTTTACCCTCGGGGCGACCCTCGACATCCTCGCCAAGCTCAACATCGAGGCCGGCTTCGGCAACGAGATGACCACCTGGTCGGCCGGCCTGATGTTCGGGCTGTAGACGGCACGGGAAAAGGAGCAACGACATGAAGAACATCGAGAGCATCCTGCGGCGGGGGACGGTGCTGCTGCCCCTGCTGCTGGCGGGCCTGCTGGTCGGCGGCTGCAGCAACGACCCGGTGGCCCCCCAGGACGAGGCCCCGGCCCTGAGCGGCGAGGACGTCGCGCACCAGGCC carries:
- a CDS encoding META domain-containing protein; this translates as MSRFVPGAALLAVALSGALAGCAAYRGPQDASPASGQATLVDTYWKLVRIDEAEITTAADAREAHLILRPDHRVTGFAGCNTFTGSWQDEDGRISLGPLVSTRMACADLGSEQRMLGALDGDILAELDGTTLIVTGADGTELLFEARYAR
- a CDS encoding asparaginase — translated: MNDTIRLFVTGGTFDKEYDERNGTLYFKDTHLRDILKLGRSQLDVEVRTLMLIDSLDMDDEDREVILSQCRKCDNRRIVITHGTDTMEQTARLLGEHLGDPELQGKTIVLTGAMIPYAFGSSDGLFNLGSSLAFAQSLSPGVYVAMNGRCFTWDNVRKNRDAGVFEEID
- a CDS encoding (2Fe-2S) ferredoxin domain-containing protein codes for the protein MLKFPAPFPNAIFVCTHVRPEGHPKPCCGARGSAALRDELKEMVRGQGLDMQIRVFQSGCLGGCERGPMALRYPDGELMMGVTREDLEQIIADAKGE
- a CDS encoding HAD family hydrolase; amino-acid sequence: MSAEISRFIMWDMAGTLIPFDTVTGRPRGLPECGDFLPELARDYRMICTTGDSTAGARGLLANFEILPHLETVFGDLNQPVGKPYGEILRQLEGEPPRSLAIGDRLRADIPSDTPEVLTVLINQDGQINSAGMVSYLLHILNRQDAADLPTAFRHLTITAAIDKEAVGPRAGGRVTSAWRRNDGFDYCLWVYEHDALDGERLVIRLGGCLEDD